A genomic window from Passer domesticus isolate bPasDom1 chromosome Z, bPasDom1.hap1, whole genome shotgun sequence includes:
- the RAD17 gene encoding cell cycle checkpoint protein RAD17 isoform X1 — translation MAGSGPGRPAEVAEWPALPLDAFCGSRGLPRGRARGQQQQQRAPSPAAERSRAPAPARKRSKPGAAEPPCAAPARGQAREELPWVERYRPESQNDLAVQKKKIEEVETWLKTRIFQRQPKQGGSVLLLTGPPGCGKTATLQILARDLGLQVQEWTNPLSLDFTKEELRNMFGHDSNFHTFPSQAQAALFQDFLLRANKYNKLQMLGESSENDKKLILVEDIPNQFYRDPGSLHEILRSFVRRSRCPLVFIISDNFSGDSNQRSLFPAEIVEELCICNISFKPVAPTNMMKVLNRIAAAEACVNRENCTLDRSSLELLCRGCSGDIRSAINSLQFSSTKGCSLEKEFWSKKKKKSSTVKCEEAGVSKVRKKSKCDTSEDQEIQAIGGKDASIFLFHALGKIIYCKREAVPEAECPQLPAHLCRHRRDALLIQPEEIVEKSHMSGSMFNLYLHQNYVDFFPDIDDVVRASEYLSTADVLCSNWSARLVMESYSASVATRGVIHSNTSRAFAHQQGGMGFRPLHKPQWFLINKKYQDNCIAAKSLFSSFCLPPECLQTELLPYLAMLANPMRNQAQIAFIQDVGRLPLKRHFGRLQLEALGDKDPGVPELSHGDGDPEGLPSSQSSGSDLPGSQPQPMAAQALLEEEELRIEEYDSD, via the exons ATGGCCGGCAGCGGCCCGGGAAGGCCGGCGGAG GTGGCAGAGTGGCCGGCGCTGCCCTTGGATGCCTTCTGTGGGAGCAGGGGGctgccgaggggcagagcccgcgggcagcagcagcagcagagagcgccgagccccgccgcagagaggagcagagccccagcccctgccaggaagaGGAGCAAGCCGGGAGCCGCGGAGCCGCCCtgcgccgcgcccgcccgcgGCCAGGCCCGcgaggagctgccctgggtggAGAGATACCGGCCTGAGAGCCAG AATGACCTTGCTgtgcaaaagaagaaaattgagGAAGTTGAAACCTGGTTAAAAACACGCATATTTCAGAGGCAGCCAAAGCAG GGTGGCTCCGTCTTGCTGCTgactggccctcctggctgtggAAAAACTGCAACTCTGCAAATTCTAGCCAGAGATCTTGGCCTTCAGGTGCAAGAATGGACCAATCCACTCTCTTTAGACTTTACAAAGGAAGAGCTGAGGAACATGTTTGGCCATG actCAAATTTTCATACGTTTCCGAGTCAGGCCCAAGCAGCTCTCTTTCAAGATTTTCTATTAAGAGCAAATAAGTATAACAAACTTCAGATGCTTGGGGAGTCCTCAGAAAATGATAAAAAGCTTATTCTTGTTGAA GACATTCCTAACCAATTCTACCGAGATCCTGGCAGCCTGCATGAAATCCTCAG GAGTTTTGTTCGCAGGAGTAGGTGCCCCCTGGTCTTTATAATCTCAGACAACTTCAGTGGAGACAGCAACCAGAGGTCACTGTTCCCCGCTGAAATTGTAGAGGAGTTGTGTATATGCAATATTAG TTTCAAGCCTGTTGCACCAACAAATATGATGAAAGTTCTCAATCGAAtagctgcagcagaagcctGTGTG AACAGAGAGAATTGCACCCTTGACAGAAGTTCTCTGGAGCTGCTTTGCAGAGGTTGTTCAGGTGACATAAGAAGTGCAATAAACAGCCTTCAGTTTTCCTCTACAAAAG gCTGCTCATTGGAGAAGGAATTTTGgtcaaagaagaagaagaagagctCCACAGTAAAATGTGAGGAAGCAGGAGTATCcaaagtaagaaagaaaagtaaatgTGATACCTCAGAAGACCAGGAGATACAAGCAATTGGTGGCAAGGATGCAtccatttttctcttccatgCCCTGGGGAAAATTATTTATTGCAAAA GAGAAGCAGTGCCAGAGGCAGAGTGCCCCCAGCTGCCCGCTCACCTGTGCAGACACCGCCGGGACGCGCTGCTCATCCAGCCTGAG GAAATTGTGGAGAAGTCGCATATGTCTGGAAGCATGTTCAATCTCTACCTTCACCAGAACTACGTGGACTTTTTTCCTGACATAGACGATGTAGTGAGAGCCAGTGAATATCTGAGCACTGCTGATGTCCTTTGCAGTAACTGGAGT GCACGGCTTGTGATGGAGAGCTACAGTGCCTCCGTGGCCACCCGGGGGGTGATCCACTCCAACACCTCCAGAGCCTTTGCCCACCAGCAGGGGGGCATGGGCTTCCGGCCCTTGCACAAGCCCCAGTGGTTCTTGATCAATAAAAAG TATCAGGACAATTGCATTGCTGCAAAATCGCTGTTCTCAAGCTTCTGTTTACCACCTGAGTGCCTTcagacagagctgctgccttaTCTTGCTATGTTAGCAAACCCAATGAGAAACCAAG CTCAGATTGCTTTTATCCAAGACGTGGGGAGGCTGCCACTGAAAAGACATTTTGGGAG gctgcagctggaggctcTGGGTGACAAAGACCCCGGCGTGCCGGAGCTGTCCCACGGGGACGGCGACCCCGAGGGGCTGCCCTCCAGCCAGTCCAGCGGCAGCGACCTGCCCGGCAGCCAGCCGCAGCCCATGGCAGCGCAGGCcctcctggaggaggaggaactgAGGATCGAGGAGTACGACAGTGACTGA
- the RAD17 gene encoding cell cycle checkpoint protein RAD17 isoform X2, producing the protein MAGSGPGRPAEVAEWPALPLDAFCGSRGLPRGRARGQQQQQRAPSPAAERSRAPAPARKRSKPGAAEPPCAAPARGQAREELPWVERYRPESQNDLAVQKKKIEEVETWLKTRIFQRQPKQGGSVLLLTGPPGCGKTATLQILARDLGLQVQEWTNPLSLDFTKEELRNMFGHDSNFHTFPSQAQAALFQDFLLRANKYNKLQMLGESSENDKKLILVEDIPNQFYRDPGSLHEILRSFVRRSRCPLVFIISDNFSGDSNQRSLFPAEIVEELCICNISFKPVAPTNMMKVLNRIAAAEACVNRENCTLDRSSLELLCRGCSGDIRSAINSLQFSSTKGCSLEKEFWSKKKKKSSTVKCEEAGVSKVRKKSKCDTSEDQEIQAIGGKDASIFLFHALGKIIYCKREAVPEAECPQLPAHLCRHRRDALLIQPEEIVEKSHMSGSMFNLYLHQNYVDFFPDIDDVVRASEYLSTADVLCSNWSARLVMESYSASVATRGVIHSNTSRAFAHQQGGMGFRPLHKPQWFLINKKYQDNCIAAKSLFSSFCLPPECLQTELLPYLAMLANPMRNQAQIAFIQDVGRLPLKRHFGSA; encoded by the exons ATGGCCGGCAGCGGCCCGGGAAGGCCGGCGGAG GTGGCAGAGTGGCCGGCGCTGCCCTTGGATGCCTTCTGTGGGAGCAGGGGGctgccgaggggcagagcccgcgggcagcagcagcagcagagagcgccgagccccgccgcagagaggagcagagccccagcccctgccaggaagaGGAGCAAGCCGGGAGCCGCGGAGCCGCCCtgcgccgcgcccgcccgcgGCCAGGCCCGcgaggagctgccctgggtggAGAGATACCGGCCTGAGAGCCAG AATGACCTTGCTgtgcaaaagaagaaaattgagGAAGTTGAAACCTGGTTAAAAACACGCATATTTCAGAGGCAGCCAAAGCAG GGTGGCTCCGTCTTGCTGCTgactggccctcctggctgtggAAAAACTGCAACTCTGCAAATTCTAGCCAGAGATCTTGGCCTTCAGGTGCAAGAATGGACCAATCCACTCTCTTTAGACTTTACAAAGGAAGAGCTGAGGAACATGTTTGGCCATG actCAAATTTTCATACGTTTCCGAGTCAGGCCCAAGCAGCTCTCTTTCAAGATTTTCTATTAAGAGCAAATAAGTATAACAAACTTCAGATGCTTGGGGAGTCCTCAGAAAATGATAAAAAGCTTATTCTTGTTGAA GACATTCCTAACCAATTCTACCGAGATCCTGGCAGCCTGCATGAAATCCTCAG GAGTTTTGTTCGCAGGAGTAGGTGCCCCCTGGTCTTTATAATCTCAGACAACTTCAGTGGAGACAGCAACCAGAGGTCACTGTTCCCCGCTGAAATTGTAGAGGAGTTGTGTATATGCAATATTAG TTTCAAGCCTGTTGCACCAACAAATATGATGAAAGTTCTCAATCGAAtagctgcagcagaagcctGTGTG AACAGAGAGAATTGCACCCTTGACAGAAGTTCTCTGGAGCTGCTTTGCAGAGGTTGTTCAGGTGACATAAGAAGTGCAATAAACAGCCTTCAGTTTTCCTCTACAAAAG gCTGCTCATTGGAGAAGGAATTTTGgtcaaagaagaagaagaagagctCCACAGTAAAATGTGAGGAAGCAGGAGTATCcaaagtaagaaagaaaagtaaatgTGATACCTCAGAAGACCAGGAGATACAAGCAATTGGTGGCAAGGATGCAtccatttttctcttccatgCCCTGGGGAAAATTATTTATTGCAAAA GAGAAGCAGTGCCAGAGGCAGAGTGCCCCCAGCTGCCCGCTCACCTGTGCAGACACCGCCGGGACGCGCTGCTCATCCAGCCTGAG GAAATTGTGGAGAAGTCGCATATGTCTGGAAGCATGTTCAATCTCTACCTTCACCAGAACTACGTGGACTTTTTTCCTGACATAGACGATGTAGTGAGAGCCAGTGAATATCTGAGCACTGCTGATGTCCTTTGCAGTAACTGGAGT GCACGGCTTGTGATGGAGAGCTACAGTGCCTCCGTGGCCACCCGGGGGGTGATCCACTCCAACACCTCCAGAGCCTTTGCCCACCAGCAGGGGGGCATGGGCTTCCGGCCCTTGCACAAGCCCCAGTGGTTCTTGATCAATAAAAAG TATCAGGACAATTGCATTGCTGCAAAATCGCTGTTCTCAAGCTTCTGTTTACCACCTGAGTGCCTTcagacagagctgctgccttaTCTTGCTATGTTAGCAAACCCAATGAGAAACCAAG CTCAGATTGCTTTTATCCAAGACGTGGGGAGGCTGCCACTGAAAAGACATTTTGGGAG CGCGTGA
- the RAD17 gene encoding cell cycle checkpoint protein RAD17 isoform X3: protein MFSFSDSNFHTFPSQAQAALFQDFLLRANKYNKLQMLGESSENDKKLILVEDIPNQFYRDPGSLHEILRSFVRRSRCPLVFIISDNFSGDSNQRSLFPAEIVEELCICNISFKPVAPTNMMKVLNRIAAAEACVNRENCTLDRSSLELLCRGCSGDIRSAINSLQFSSTKGCSLEKEFWSKKKKKSSTVKCEEAGVSKVRKKSKCDTSEDQEIQAIGGKDASIFLFHALGKIIYCKREAVPEAECPQLPAHLCRHRRDALLIQPEEIVEKSHMSGSMFNLYLHQNYVDFFPDIDDVVRASEYLSTADVLCSNWSARLVMESYSASVATRGVIHSNTSRAFAHQQGGMGFRPLHKPQWFLINKKYQDNCIAAKSLFSSFCLPPECLQTELLPYLAMLANPMRNQAQIAFIQDVGRLPLKRHFGRLQLEALGDKDPGVPELSHGDGDPEGLPSSQSSGSDLPGSQPQPMAAQALLEEEELRIEEYDSD from the exons ATG ttttctttttcagactCAAATTTTCATACGTTTCCGAGTCAGGCCCAAGCAGCTCTCTTTCAAGATTTTCTATTAAGAGCAAATAAGTATAACAAACTTCAGATGCTTGGGGAGTCCTCAGAAAATGATAAAAAGCTTATTCTTGTTGAA GACATTCCTAACCAATTCTACCGAGATCCTGGCAGCCTGCATGAAATCCTCAG GAGTTTTGTTCGCAGGAGTAGGTGCCCCCTGGTCTTTATAATCTCAGACAACTTCAGTGGAGACAGCAACCAGAGGTCACTGTTCCCCGCTGAAATTGTAGAGGAGTTGTGTATATGCAATATTAG TTTCAAGCCTGTTGCACCAACAAATATGATGAAAGTTCTCAATCGAAtagctgcagcagaagcctGTGTG AACAGAGAGAATTGCACCCTTGACAGAAGTTCTCTGGAGCTGCTTTGCAGAGGTTGTTCAGGTGACATAAGAAGTGCAATAAACAGCCTTCAGTTTTCCTCTACAAAAG gCTGCTCATTGGAGAAGGAATTTTGgtcaaagaagaagaagaagagctCCACAGTAAAATGTGAGGAAGCAGGAGTATCcaaagtaagaaagaaaagtaaatgTGATACCTCAGAAGACCAGGAGATACAAGCAATTGGTGGCAAGGATGCAtccatttttctcttccatgCCCTGGGGAAAATTATTTATTGCAAAA GAGAAGCAGTGCCAGAGGCAGAGTGCCCCCAGCTGCCCGCTCACCTGTGCAGACACCGCCGGGACGCGCTGCTCATCCAGCCTGAG GAAATTGTGGAGAAGTCGCATATGTCTGGAAGCATGTTCAATCTCTACCTTCACCAGAACTACGTGGACTTTTTTCCTGACATAGACGATGTAGTGAGAGCCAGTGAATATCTGAGCACTGCTGATGTCCTTTGCAGTAACTGGAGT GCACGGCTTGTGATGGAGAGCTACAGTGCCTCCGTGGCCACCCGGGGGGTGATCCACTCCAACACCTCCAGAGCCTTTGCCCACCAGCAGGGGGGCATGGGCTTCCGGCCCTTGCACAAGCCCCAGTGGTTCTTGATCAATAAAAAG TATCAGGACAATTGCATTGCTGCAAAATCGCTGTTCTCAAGCTTCTGTTTACCACCTGAGTGCCTTcagacagagctgctgccttaTCTTGCTATGTTAGCAAACCCAATGAGAAACCAAG CTCAGATTGCTTTTATCCAAGACGTGGGGAGGCTGCCACTGAAAAGACATTTTGGGAG gctgcagctggaggctcTGGGTGACAAAGACCCCGGCGTGCCGGAGCTGTCCCACGGGGACGGCGACCCCGAGGGGCTGCCCTCCAGCCAGTCCAGCGGCAGCGACCTGCCCGGCAGCCAGCCGCAGCCCATGGCAGCGCAGGCcctcctggaggaggaggaactgAGGATCGAGGAGTACGACAGTGACTGA
- the EXOSC5 gene encoding exosome complex component RRP46, with protein MAVEPEAADGQCRLRPFSCELGLLSRPDGSAAFLQGDTSVLAGLYGPAEAKLSKELPDRAALEVLLRPKVGLPGVLERSREQLLRQTCEAAVLGALHPRTAVSLVLQVLSDAGSLLSCCLNAACMALLDAGLPLAALFCGVTCALQPDGAILLDPTARQEQEARAVLTFAIASSDRKVLTATTKGSCSVEEMQQCLAAAQRAAGTIFQFYRDSVRRRYSKC; from the exons atGGCGGTGGAGCCGGAGGCGGCGGACGGGCAGTGCCGGCTGCGGCCCTTCTCCtgcgagctggggctgctctcgCGGCCCGACGGCTCGGCCGCCTTCCTGCAGG GGGACACCTCGGTGCTGGCCGGGCTCTACGGCCCCGCCGAGGCCaagctcagcaaggagctgccgGACCGCGCGGcgctggaggtgctgctgcgCCCCAAGGTGGGGCTGCCAG GCGTGCTGGAGCGCAgccgggagcagctgctgcGGCAGACGTGCGAGGCCGCGGTGCTGGGCGCGCTGCACCCGCGCACCGCCGtctccctggtgctgcaggtgctcAGCGACGCCGGCTCG ctgctgtcctgctgcctgaACGCCGCCTGCATGGCGCTGCTGGACgcggggctgcccctggccgCCCTCTTCTGCGGTGTCACCTGCGCCCTGCAGCCCGATGGCGCCATCCTGCTGGACCCCACGGCCCGCCAGGAGCAG GAGGCACGCGCCGTCCTCACCTTCGCCATCGCCAGCAGCGACAGGAAGGTGCTGACGGCCACCACCAagggcagctgctctgtggaggAG atgcagcagtgcctggccGCGGCCCAGCGCGCCGCCGGCACCATCTTCCAGTTCTACCGCGACTCCGTGCGGCGCCGCTACTCCAAGTGCTGA